The Streptomyces sp. CC0208 genome window below encodes:
- a CDS encoding glutamate--cysteine ligase, translating to MRTVGVEEELLLVDPETGEPQALSAAVLARAAQDEPDQDVFEKELHNQMLEFATHPQSGMDELHAEIVRCRKEAARLAGDSGCAVASLATSPLPVSPSIGIGRRYQWMAEQYGIATREQLVMGCHVHVSVDSDEEAVAIVDRIQPWLTVLAAISANSPFWQGKDTGYSSYRSRVWQRWPSAGPTEPFRSAERYHQRVADMVATGVILDEGMIYFDARLSRTYPTVEIRVSDVCLQADTAALLATLARGLVETAAREWRADKEPVTHSVSLLRLAAWRAARSGLTEELLHPETMHRMPAETVVRALLEHVEDALADSGDLDRARESCAELLRHGNGARVQRELLERTGSLRSVVTECVRLTQA from the coding sequence GTGCGCACCGTGGGAGTGGAGGAAGAACTCCTCCTGGTCGACCCCGAGACCGGCGAGCCGCAGGCGCTGTCCGCGGCCGTACTCGCGCGGGCCGCGCAGGACGAGCCGGACCAGGACGTCTTCGAGAAGGAACTGCACAACCAGATGCTGGAGTTCGCCACCCACCCGCAGTCGGGCATGGACGAACTCCACGCGGAGATCGTGCGCTGCCGCAAGGAGGCCGCCCGGCTCGCCGGCGACAGTGGCTGTGCCGTGGCCTCCCTGGCCACCTCGCCACTGCCGGTCAGCCCCTCCATCGGCATCGGCCGCCGCTACCAGTGGATGGCGGAGCAGTACGGCATCGCCACCCGGGAGCAGCTCGTCATGGGCTGTCATGTCCATGTGTCCGTGGACTCCGACGAGGAGGCCGTCGCGATCGTCGACCGGATCCAGCCCTGGCTGACCGTGCTGGCCGCGATCAGCGCCAACTCGCCCTTCTGGCAGGGCAAGGACACCGGCTACAGCAGTTACCGCAGCCGGGTGTGGCAGCGCTGGCCCTCGGCCGGCCCGACCGAGCCGTTCCGCTCGGCGGAGCGCTATCACCAGCGGGTCGCGGACATGGTGGCGACCGGCGTCATCCTGGACGAGGGGATGATCTACTTCGACGCCCGGCTGTCCCGTACCTATCCGACGGTGGAGATCCGGGTCTCGGACGTCTGTCTGCAGGCGGACACCGCCGCCCTGCTCGCGACCCTCGCCCGGGGGCTCGTGGAGACGGCCGCGCGCGAGTGGCGGGCGGACAAGGAGCCGGTGACGCACAGTGTGAGCCTGCTGCGGCTGGCGGCCTGGCGGGCCGCGCGCTCCGGCCTGACGGAGGAGCTGCTCCACCCGGAGACCATGCACCGCATGCCCGCCGAGACGGTGGTGCGGGCCCTGCTGGAGCACGTCGAAGACGCGCTCGCCGACAGCGGCGACCTGGACCGGGCCCGCGAGTCCTGCGCCGAACTGCTGCGGCACGGCAACGGCGCCCGGGTGCAGCGTGAGCTGCTGGAGCGCACCG
- a CDS encoding maltokinase, which produces MPKTAPLSPRPAPAADLMASLGDLLRQWLPRQRWFAGKDRPVSELGLLSMTELFPGCLHLLVHTGHGGVPAPGGGAPAGDCYQLLLVVRKHLLPRLGRALIGRAEQGPLAGLTVYDALHDPRSAQLLLERLRHPGTAGPLRFERAPSVPVPSGLPPRLLEAEQSNTSLVYGDEFILKLFRRIQPGVNPDLEVPVALAAQGCRRVPAPVAWFRTTHPQEATLGVLQPYLRDASDGWALALQALASGDDFTVQAHELGRAMAEVHLALAAAFPGTGHEDNGSTAAAMTERLDSAAHSVPALRPFVPGLRSAFGALATCDSGPPAQRVHGDLHLGQVLRAGREWFVIDFEGEPTRPLADRCTAQSPVRDIAGMLRSFDYAARQRRPWRPEWARRCREAFCGGYAALAGWDPRKKHGLLRAYETDRAVYEVLYEARHRPDWLPVPMAAIERLAVRGD; this is translated from the coding sequence ATGCCGAAGACCGCACCCCTCAGCCCGAGACCCGCGCCCGCGGCCGATCTCATGGCCTCGCTCGGCGACCTGCTGCGCCAGTGGCTGCCGCGGCAGCGCTGGTTCGCGGGCAAGGACCGGCCCGTGAGCGAGCTCGGTCTGCTGTCGATGACCGAGCTGTTCCCGGGCTGTCTGCATCTGCTGGTCCACACCGGTCACGGCGGGGTGCCCGCGCCCGGCGGCGGCGCCCCGGCGGGCGACTGCTACCAGTTGCTGCTCGTGGTGCGCAAACATCTCCTGCCGCGTCTCGGGCGCGCCCTCATCGGCCGTGCGGAGCAGGGCCCCCTGGCCGGTCTCACGGTGTACGACGCCCTGCACGACCCGCGCTCGGCACAACTGCTGCTGGAGCGGCTGCGGCATCCCGGCACCGCCGGCCCGCTGCGCTTCGAACGCGCTCCCTCGGTGCCGGTGCCCTCGGGGCTCCCGCCGCGGCTGCTGGAGGCCGAGCAGTCGAACACCTCGCTGGTGTACGGCGACGAGTTCATCCTGAAGCTCTTCCGCCGCATCCAACCCGGGGTCAATCCGGACCTAGAGGTGCCGGTGGCGCTGGCCGCACAGGGCTGCCGCCGGGTGCCGGCGCCGGTCGCCTGGTTCCGGACCACACATCCGCAGGAGGCCACGCTCGGCGTGCTCCAGCCTTATCTGCGCGACGCGTCCGACGGCTGGGCACTGGCCCTGCAGGCGCTCGCCTCGGGTGACGACTTCACCGTGCAGGCGCACGAGCTGGGGCGGGCCATGGCCGAGGTACACCTCGCGCTGGCCGCGGCCTTCCCCGGCACCGGCCACGAGGACAACGGCTCCACGGCGGCCGCGATGACCGAACGCCTCGACTCCGCCGCGCACAGCGTGCCGGCGCTGCGGCCGTTCGTCCCCGGCCTGCGCAGCGCGTTCGGCGCGCTCGCCACCTGCGACTCCGGGCCGCCCGCGCAGCGCGTCCACGGTGACCTGCACCTGGGGCAGGTGCTGCGGGCGGGCCGCGAGTGGTTCGTCATCGACTTCGAGGGCGAGCCCACGCGCCCGCTCGCCGATCGGTGCACCGCCCAGTCCCCGGTGCGGGACATCGCGGGCATGCTGCGCTCCTTCGACTACGCGGCCCGCCAGCGCCGGCCCTGGCGGCCCGAGTGGGCCCGCCGCTGCCGGGAGGCCTTCTGCGGGGGCTATGCCGCCCTCGCCGGATGGGATCCGCGCAAGAAGCACGGCCTGCTGCGCGCCTACGAGACCGACCGGGCCGTTTACGAAGTCCTGTACGAGGCACGGCACCGGCCCGACTGGTTGCCCGTGCCCATGGCGGCGATCGAACGACTCGCCGTGAGAGGAGACTGA
- the glgX gene encoding glycogen debranching protein GlgX yields the protein MPAWSGHPYPLGASFDGEGTNFALFSEVAERVELVLVDERGAHTGVPLTEVDGFVWHGYVPGVGPGQRYGYRVHGPWHPSFGHRCDPAKLLLDPYAKAVDGQVDSHPSLHTPEADSAGHTMLGVVTDPAFDWGDDRPPRRPYADSVIYEAHVRGLSRTHPDVPPELRGTYAGLAHPAVIDHLTSLGVTAVELMPVHQFVQDGVLQDRGLANYWGYNTIGFFAPHNAYAAHGTRGQQVTEFKAMVKALHAAGLEVILDVVYNHTAEGNEKGPTLSFRGIDNASYYRLVDGDWEHYYDTTGTGNSLLMRHPYVLQLIMDSLRYWVTEMHVDGFRFDLAATLARQFHEVDRLSAFFDLIQQDPVISRVKLIAEPWDVGEGGYQVGNFPPLWSEWNGKYRDAVRDFWRGEPHTLGEFASRLTGSSDLYQHSRRRPRASVNFVTAHDGFTLRDLVSYNDKHNEANGEDGQDGESTNRSWNCGAEGETDDPAVLELRARQQRNFLATLLLSQGIPMLCHGDELGRTQRGNNNAYCQDNEVSWIDWELSAEQRELADFTRYVIGLRAAHPVLRRRRFFRGETVTHAGQPLPDLVWLQPDAREMAEADWQRSDAHAVGVFLNGDAIAEPDPRGNRVVDDSFLLLLNGHWEPVDFRLPEPAYGERWTTVLDTAEPQGADEAEHKAGTEMTVEARSLVLLSRPSRAGA from the coding sequence GTGCCGGCCTGGAGCGGGCACCCCTACCCGCTGGGCGCCTCGTTCGACGGCGAGGGCACCAACTTCGCGCTGTTCAGCGAGGTCGCCGAGCGTGTCGAACTCGTGCTGGTCGACGAGCGGGGCGCCCACACCGGCGTCCCGCTGACCGAGGTCGACGGTTTCGTGTGGCACGGCTACGTGCCGGGCGTCGGGCCGGGGCAGCGGTACGGCTATCGGGTGCACGGCCCCTGGCACCCCTCGTTCGGCCACCGGTGCGATCCGGCGAAGCTGCTCCTCGACCCGTACGCCAAGGCGGTGGACGGGCAGGTGGACAGCCACCCCTCGCTGCACACCCCGGAAGCCGACAGCGCCGGGCACACGATGCTCGGCGTGGTCACCGACCCGGCCTTCGACTGGGGCGACGACCGGCCGCCCCGGCGGCCCTACGCCGACAGTGTGATCTACGAGGCCCATGTCCGCGGGCTCTCCCGCACCCACCCTGACGTCCCGCCGGAACTGCGCGGCACCTACGCCGGTCTCGCGCACCCCGCAGTGATCGACCACCTGACCTCGCTCGGCGTCACCGCAGTCGAGCTGATGCCGGTGCACCAGTTCGTGCAGGACGGGGTGCTCCAGGACCGCGGCCTCGCCAACTACTGGGGCTACAACACGATCGGCTTCTTCGCCCCGCACAACGCCTACGCCGCCCACGGCACCCGCGGCCAGCAGGTCACCGAGTTCAAGGCGATGGTGAAGGCGCTGCACGCGGCCGGCCTCGAAGTCATCCTCGACGTCGTCTACAACCACACCGCCGAGGGCAACGAGAAGGGGCCCACGCTCTCCTTCCGGGGCATCGACAACGCCTCGTACTACCGGCTGGTGGACGGCGACTGGGAGCACTACTACGACACCACCGGCACTGGGAACAGCCTGCTGATGCGGCACCCCTACGTGCTCCAGCTGATCATGGACTCGCTCAGGTACTGGGTGACCGAGATGCATGTCGACGGGTTCCGCTTCGACCTCGCGGCCACCCTGGCCCGGCAGTTCCACGAGGTGGACCGGCTGTCGGCGTTCTTCGACCTCATCCAGCAGGACCCGGTGATCAGCCGCGTCAAACTGATCGCCGAGCCGTGGGACGTGGGGGAGGGTGGCTACCAGGTCGGCAACTTCCCGCCGCTGTGGTCGGAGTGGAACGGCAAGTACCGGGACGCCGTACGGGACTTCTGGCGCGGCGAGCCGCACACGCTCGGGGAGTTCGCCTCCCGGCTGACCGGCTCCTCCGACCTGTACCAGCACAGCAGGCGGCGCCCGCGTGCCAGCGTCAACTTCGTGACCGCGCACGACGGTTTCACCCTGCGCGACCTGGTCTCGTACAACGACAAGCACAACGAGGCCAACGGGGAGGACGGTCAGGACGGCGAGAGCACCAACCGGTCCTGGAACTGCGGGGCCGAGGGCGAGACCGACGACCCCGCCGTCCTGGAGCTGCGCGCCCGCCAGCAGCGCAACTTCCTCGCCACCCTGCTGCTCTCCCAGGGCATTCCGATGCTCTGTCACGGCGACGAACTCGGCCGCACGCAGCGCGGGAACAACAACGCCTACTGCCAGGACAACGAAGTGTCCTGGATCGACTGGGAGTTGAGCGCGGAGCAGCGTGAACTGGCCGACTTCACACGGTACGTGATCGGTCTGCGCGCGGCCCATCCGGTGCTGCGCAGGCGCCGGTTCTTCCGGGGCGAGACCGTGACGCATGCGGGGCAGCCGCTGCCCGACCTGGTCTGGCTGCAACCGGACGCCCGCGAGATGGCCGAGGCGGACTGGCAGCGTTCCGACGCGCACGCGGTCGGTGTCTTCCTCAACGGCGACGCCATCGCCGAACCCGACCCGCGGGGAAACCGGGTGGTCGACGACTCGTTCCTGCTGCTGCTGAACGGTCACTGGGAGCCCGTCGACTTCCGGCTGCCGGAGCCGGCCTACGGCGAGCGCTGGACGACCGTGCTGGACACGGCCGAGCCCCAGGGCGCCGACGAGGCCGAACACAAGGCGGGCACGGAGATGACGGTCGAGGCGCGCAGCCTGGTCCTGCTGTCGAGGCCGTCGCGCGCGGGTGCGTGA
- a CDS encoding alpha-1,4-glucan--maltose-1-phosphate maltosyltransferase: MSSTPVIGRIPVRDVRPAVESGRRPAKAVVGETFEVTATVFREGHDAVAANVVLTDPEGRHGPWTPMRELAAGSDRWGAEVTPDVEGRWTYRVEAWSDPIGTWRHVARIKVPAGLDTGLVLEEGAELYARAAAGVPEGPQHAVLLAAAQTLADDTLPVATRLAGALTPEVDSVLARHPLRELITASESLPLLVERERALFGSWYEFFPRSEGTPERPHGTFRTAARRLPAIAAMGFDVVYLPPIHPIGTTFRKGRNNTLSAGPDDVGVPWAIGSPEGGHDAVHPDLGTIEDFDWFVKEAGRQGLEVALDFALQCSPDHPWVHKHPEWFHHRPDGTIAYAENPPKKYQDIYPIAFDADLDGLVAETLRVLRHWMGHGVRIFRVDNPHTKPVVFWERVIADINATDPDVIFLAEAFTRPAMMHTLAQIGFQQSYTYFTWRNTKEELTEYLTELSGEAASYMRPNFFANTPDILHAFLQHGGRPAFALRAVLAATLSPTWGIYSGYELAESTPLREGSEEYLDSEKYQLKPRNWDAPDSLAPLITQLNTIRRRHPALQRLRNIRFHHTDNDAVIAYSKRTGDDTVLVVVNLDPHHTQEATVSLDMPQLGLEWHESLSVHDELTGETYHWRRNSYVRLEPGRAPAHLFQVRRSAPQSGGSTA; the protein is encoded by the coding sequence ATGAGTTCCACCCCGGTCATCGGCCGCATCCCGGTTCGGGACGTCCGCCCTGCCGTCGAGTCCGGCAGGCGCCCGGCGAAGGCGGTCGTGGGAGAGACCTTCGAGGTCACCGCGACGGTGTTCCGCGAGGGCCATGACGCGGTCGCCGCGAACGTCGTCCTGACCGACCCGGAAGGGCGGCACGGCCCGTGGACGCCGATGCGGGAGCTGGCCGCCGGCAGCGATCGCTGGGGCGCGGAGGTCACCCCGGACGTCGAGGGCCGCTGGACGTACCGCGTCGAGGCCTGGAGCGATCCGATCGGCACCTGGCGTCACGTCGCCCGCATAAAGGTTCCTGCCGGTCTCGACACCGGTCTGGTCCTGGAGGAGGGCGCCGAGCTGTACGCCCGTGCGGCGGCAGGCGTCCCGGAGGGACCCCAGCACGCGGTGCTGCTGGCCGCGGCGCAGACCCTCGCGGACGACACGCTGCCGGTCGCCACCCGTCTGGCGGGTGCGCTGACGCCGGAGGTCGACTCGGTGCTCGCCCGCCATCCGTTGCGTGAGTTGATCACGGCGTCGGAGTCGTTGCCGCTGCTGGTGGAGCGGGAGCGGGCGTTGTTCGGGTCGTGGTACGAGTTCTTCCCGCGCTCGGAGGGCACCCCGGAGCGTCCGCACGGCACGTTCCGTACGGCGGCCCGCCGGCTGCCGGCGATCGCCGCGATGGGCTTCGACGTGGTCTACCTGCCGCCGATCCATCCGATCGGCACGACGTTCCGCAAGGGCCGCAACAACACCCTGTCCGCCGGCCCGGACGATGTGGGCGTGCCGTGGGCGATCGGCTCGCCGGAGGGCGGCCATGACGCGGTCCACCCGGACCTGGGCACGATCGAGGACTTCGACTGGTTCGTGAAGGAAGCCGGGCGGCAGGGTCTGGAGGTCGCGCTGGACTTCGCCCTGCAGTGCTCGCCGGACCATCCGTGGGTGCACAAGCATCCGGAGTGGTTCCACCACCGCCCCGACGGCACCATCGCCTATGCGGAGAACCCGCCGAAGAAGTACCAGGACATCTACCCGATCGCCTTCGACGCCGATCTGGACGGGCTGGTCGCGGAGACGCTGCGGGTGCTGCGGCACTGGATGGGCCACGGGGTGCGGATCTTCCGGGTGGACAACCCGCACACCAAGCCGGTGGTGTTCTGGGAGCGGGTGATCGCCGACATCAACGCCACCGACCCGGATGTGATCTTCCTGGCGGAGGCGTTCACGCGGCCGGCGATGATGCACACCCTGGCCCAGATCGGCTTCCAGCAGTCCTACACCTACTTCACCTGGCGCAACACCAAGGAAGAGCTCACCGAGTACCTGACGGAACTCTCCGGTGAGGCGGCCTCCTACATGCGGCCGAACTTCTTCGCCAACACCCCCGACATCCTGCACGCCTTCCTGCAGCACGGCGGCCGCCCCGCCTTCGCGCTGCGCGCGGTCCTGGCCGCCACCCTCTCCCCCACGTGGGGCATCTACTCCGGCTACGAACTCGCCGAGAGCACCCCGCTGCGCGAGGGCAGCGAGGAATACCTCGACTCGGAGAAGTACCAGCTCAAGCCCAGGAACTGGGACGCCCCCGACAGCCTCGCCCCCCTGATCACCCAGCTCAACACCATCCGACGCCGCCACCCCGCTCTCCAGCGTCTGCGGAACATCCGCTTCCACCACACCGACAACGACGCCGTCATCGCCTACAGCAAGCGCACCGGCGACGACACGGTTCTGGTGGTCGTGAACCTCGATCCGCACCACACCCAGGAGGCCACGGTCTCGTTGGACATGCCGCAACTCGGCCTGGAATGGCACGAGTCCCTGTCCGTGCACGACGAACTGACGGGCGAGACCTACCACTGGCGCAGAAACAGCTATGTACGCCTGGAGCCCGGCCGGGCACCGGCGCATCTGTTCCAGGTCCGCAGGTCGGCGCCGCAGAGCGGAGGATCCACAGCGTGA
- the glgB gene encoding 1,4-alpha-glucan branching enzyme, with translation MALRDTSLPEPSGPARCAPAPALDPADRARLLAGAHHDPHALLGAHPVPGGIAFRALRPFARSVSVVIDGERRRLTSEGDGLFSGLLPLDAIPAYTLLVAYADGEQEVHDPYRFLPALGETDLHLIREGRHEQLWKALGAEPMTHEGVTGTRFTVWAPNAQGVRVAGEFTFWDGQAFPMRSLGSSGVWELFLPGIAEGARYKFEITSRYGDRFLKSDPMARGTEVPPATASVVTSSHFEWSDEEWMARRGEVPVHQAPFSVYEVHLPTWRKGLTYRQLAEQLPAYVKDLGFTHVELMPVAEHPFGGSWGYQVTGFYAPTSRLGTPDDFKHLIDALHRAGIGVIMDWVPAHFPKDDWALARFDGDPLYEPGDSRRAEHPDWGTYEFDFGRVEVRNFLVANAVYWCEEFHIDGLRVDAVASMLYLDYSRDSGQWSPNVFGGREDLDAVAFLQEMNATVYRRAPGVVTIAEESTAWDGVTRPTDSGGLGFGLKWNMGWMHDSLGYISHEPVHRKYHHNEMTFSMVYAYSENYVLPISHDEVVHGKQALVSKMPGDWWQQRANHRAYFGFMWAHPGKQLLFMGQEFAQGAEWSESHGPDWWLLDPAYAAEPDHRGVRDLVRDLNAVYGATPALWERDTDPGGFRWVVGDAAEDNVFAFLRFDAAGGPLLAVSNFSPVVREDYRLTVPDGHPLWQESLNTDAARYGGGDIVRPDPVKAEDGALRLTLPPLATVWLVPMPD, from the coding sequence GTGGCCCTGCGCGACACCTCACTGCCCGAGCCGTCCGGACCGGCGCGCTGTGCCCCGGCCCCCGCACTCGACCCCGCGGACCGAGCCCGGCTGCTGGCCGGCGCCCACCACGACCCGCACGCGCTGCTCGGCGCCCACCCGGTCCCGGGCGGGATCGCCTTCCGGGCCCTGCGGCCCTTCGCCCGCTCGGTGAGCGTGGTGATCGACGGCGAGCGCAGACGGCTGACCTCGGAGGGCGACGGCCTCTTCTCCGGTCTGCTGCCCCTCGACGCGATCCCCGCCTACACCCTTCTGGTGGCGTACGCGGACGGCGAACAGGAGGTGCACGACCCCTACCGCTTCCTGCCCGCGCTCGGCGAGACCGACCTCCATCTCATCCGCGAGGGCCGCCACGAGCAGCTGTGGAAGGCGCTCGGCGCCGAACCGATGACCCACGAGGGCGTGACCGGCACCCGCTTCACGGTGTGGGCGCCCAACGCCCAGGGGGTCCGGGTCGCCGGGGAGTTCACCTTCTGGGACGGACAGGCGTTCCCGATGCGCTCGCTCGGCTCGTCCGGGGTGTGGGAGCTGTTCCTGCCGGGGATCGCCGAGGGGGCCCGCTACAAGTTCGAGATCACCTCGCGCTACGGCGACCGGTTCCTCAAGTCCGACCCGATGGCGCGCGGCACCGAGGTGCCTCCCGCGACCGCGTCGGTGGTGACCTCCTCGCACTTCGAGTGGAGCGACGAGGAGTGGATGGCCCGCCGCGGTGAAGTGCCGGTGCACCAGGCGCCGTTCTCCGTCTACGAGGTTCATCTGCCGACCTGGCGCAAGGGATTGACGTACCGTCAACTCGCCGAGCAGCTGCCCGCCTACGTCAAGGACCTGGGCTTCACCCACGTCGAGCTGATGCCGGTCGCCGAGCACCCCTTCGGCGGCTCCTGGGGCTACCAGGTCACCGGCTTCTACGCGCCGACCTCCCGGCTCGGCACACCTGACGACTTCAAGCACCTGATCGACGCCCTCCACCGGGCCGGCATCGGTGTGATCATGGACTGGGTGCCGGCCCACTTCCCCAAGGACGACTGGGCACTGGCCCGCTTCGACGGGGACCCGCTGTACGAGCCCGGGGACTCCCGGCGTGCCGAGCACCCGGACTGGGGAACGTACGAGTTCGACTTCGGACGCGTCGAGGTGCGCAACTTCCTGGTCGCCAACGCCGTGTACTGGTGCGAGGAGTTCCACATCGACGGGCTGCGCGTGGACGCGGTCGCCTCGATGCTCTACCTGGACTACTCGCGCGACTCCGGCCAGTGGAGCCCCAATGTGTTCGGGGGCCGGGAGGACCTCGACGCGGTGGCCTTCCTCCAGGAGATGAACGCGACCGTGTACCGCCGGGCGCCGGGGGTCGTCACGATCGCCGAGGAATCCACGGCCTGGGACGGCGTGACCCGCCCCACGGACAGCGGGGGGCTGGGTTTCGGCCTGAAGTGGAACATGGGCTGGATGCACGACTCCCTCGGCTACATCAGCCATGAGCCGGTGCACCGCAAGTACCACCACAACGAGATGACGTTCTCGATGGTGTACGCGTACAGCGAGAACTACGTCCTGCCGATCTCCCACGACGAGGTCGTCCACGGCAAGCAGGCGCTGGTGTCCAAGATGCCGGGCGACTGGTGGCAGCAGCGTGCCAACCATCGCGCGTATTTCGGCTTCATGTGGGCGCATCCCGGCAAGCAACTCCTGTTCATGGGCCAGGAGTTCGCCCAGGGCGCCGAGTGGTCCGAGTCCCACGGCCCCGACTGGTGGCTGCTCGACCCGGCGTACGCCGCCGAGCCCGACCACCGGGGCGTGCGCGATCTCGTGCGCGACCTGAACGCCGTCTACGGCGCGACCCCCGCCCTGTGGGAGCGCGACACCGACCCCGGAGGCTTCCGGTGGGTGGTCGGGGACGCGGCCGAGGACAACGTCTTCGCCTTCCTGCGGTTCGACGCGGCGGGCGGTCCGCTGCTCGCGGTCTCCAACTTCTCCCCCGTCGTGCGCGAGGACTACCGCCTCACCGTCCCCGACGGTCACCCCCTGTGGCAGGAGTCCCTCAACACCGACGCCGCCCGGTACGGCGGCGGCGACATCGTGCGGCCCGACCCGGTCAAGGCGGAGGACGGGGCGCTGCGGCTCACCCTGCCGCCGCTCGCGACGGTGTGGCTGGTCCCGATGCCCGACTGA
- a CDS encoding DUF5133 domain-containing protein encodes MLLPAKAEVARHLRRYRAWERVMLASPADRDVRATFEDSGYTLCVLMGKRCAREAAEAAERYLRSTVVAYLQEQSDLPRAGAVARRGPPRSTERSPAGR; translated from the coding sequence ATGCTGCTACCGGCCAAAGCCGAAGTCGCCCGGCACCTGCGGCGCTATCGCGCCTGGGAGCGCGTCATGCTGGCCTCCCCCGCCGACCGCGATGTCCGGGCCACCTTCGAGGACTCGGGCTACACGCTGTGCGTGCTGATGGGCAAGCGCTGCGCGCGTGAGGCCGCCGAGGCCGCCGAGCGCTATCTGCGCAGCACCGTGGTGGCCTACCTCCAGGAGCAGAGCGACCTTCCCCGCGCGGGTGCCGTCGCCAGACGCGGTCCGCCGAGATCCACGGAACGTTCCCCCGCAGGGAGGTAG
- the treS gene encoding maltose alpha-D-glucosyltransferase has translation MTVNEPVHDTFEDTPAKDRDPDWFKRAVFYEVLVRSFQDSNGDGVGDLKGLTAKLDYLQWLGVDCLWLPPFFKSPLRDGGYDVSDYTAVLPEFGDLADFVEFVDAAHQRGMRVIIDFVMNHTSDQHPWFQESRKDPDGPYGDYYMWADDDKQYEDARIIFVDTEVSNWTHDPVRGQYYFHRFFSHQPDLNYENPAVQEEILAALRFWLDLGIDGFRLDAVPYLYAAEGTNCENLPATHQFLKRVRREIDAMYPDTVLLAEANQWPEDVVDYFGDYQAGGDECHMAFHFPVMPRIFMAVRRESRYPISEILAKTPAIPQNCQWGIFLRNHDELTLEMVTDEERDYMWAEYAKDPRMRANIGIRRRLAPLLDNDRDTIELFTALLLSLPGSPILYYGDEIGMGDNIWLGDRDAVRTPMQWTPDRNAGFSAADPGRLNLPIIMDPVYGHQVTNVEASMASPSSLLHWTRRMIEIRKQNPAFGLGTFTELQSSNPAVLAFLREYEDDLVLCVNNFSRFAQPTELDLREFDGRHPVELFGGVRFPAIGELPYLLTLGGHGFYWFRLSRVASRIGRRL, from the coding sequence GTGACTGTCAACGAGCCCGTCCACGACACCTTCGAGGACACCCCGGCGAAGGACCGGGACCCCGACTGGTTCAAACGCGCGGTCTTCTACGAGGTGCTCGTCCGTTCCTTCCAGGACAGCAACGGCGACGGCGTCGGCGACCTCAAGGGCCTGACCGCCAAGCTGGACTACCTCCAGTGGCTCGGTGTCGACTGTCTGTGGCTGCCACCGTTCTTCAAGTCGCCGCTCAGGGACGGCGGGTACGACGTCTCGGACTACACCGCCGTGCTGCCGGAGTTCGGTGACCTCGCCGACTTCGTGGAGTTCGTCGACGCCGCCCACCAGCGCGGCATGCGCGTGATCATCGACTTCGTCATGAACCACACCAGCGACCAGCACCCGTGGTTCCAGGAGTCCCGCAAGGACCCCGACGGCCCCTACGGCGACTACTACATGTGGGCCGACGACGACAAGCAGTACGAGGATGCGCGGATCATCTTCGTCGACACCGAGGTCTCCAACTGGACCCATGACCCGGTCCGAGGCCAGTACTACTTCCACCGCTTCTTCTCCCACCAGCCGGACCTGAACTACGAGAACCCGGCCGTCCAGGAGGAGATCCTGGCCGCCCTGCGCTTCTGGCTCGACCTCGGCATCGACGGCTTCCGCCTCGACGCCGTCCCCTATCTGTACGCGGCCGAGGGCACCAACTGCGAGAACCTGCCCGCCACGCACCAGTTCCTGAAGCGGGTCCGCCGCGAGATCGACGCGATGTACCCGGACACCGTCCTCCTCGCGGAGGCGAACCAGTGGCCGGAGGACGTCGTCGACTACTTCGGCGACTACCAGGCAGGCGGCGACGAATGCCACATGGCCTTCCACTTCCCGGTCATGCCCCGCATCTTCATGGCGGTCCGCCGCGAGTCGCGCTATCCGATCTCCGAGATTCTCGCCAAGACCCCGGCCATCCCGCAGAACTGCCAGTGGGGCATCTTCCTGCGCAACCACGACGAGCTGACCCTCGAAATGGTCACCGACGAGGAACGCGACTACATGTGGGCCGAGTACGCGAAGGACCCACGGATGCGGGCCAACATCGGCATCCGGCGGCGCCTTGCTCCCCTGCTCGACAACGACCGGGACACCATCGAGCTGTTCACCGCTCTGCTGCTGTCCCTGCCCGGCTCGCCGATCCTCTACTACGGCGACGAGATCGGCATGGGCGACAACATCTGGCTCGGCGACCGGGACGCCGTCCGCACCCCCATGCAGTGGACCCCCGACCGCAACGCGGGCTTCTCCGCGGCCGACCCCGGGCGGCTCAACCTGCCGATCATCATGGACCCGGTCTACGGACATCAGGTCACCAACGTCGAGGCGTCGATGGCCTCGCCGTCCTCCCTGTTGCACTGGACCCGCCGGATGATCGAGATCCGCAAGCAGAACCCGGCGTTCGGTCTCGGCACCTTCACCGAACTGCAGTCCTCCAACCCCGCGGTGCTGGCCTTCCTGCGGGAGTACGAGGACGACCTGGTCCTGTGTGTCAACAACTTCTCCAGGTTCGCGCAGCCCACAGAACTGGATCTGCGCGAGTTCGACGGCCGGCACCCGGTCGAGCTGTTCGGCGGGGTGCGCTTCCCGGCCATCGGTGAACTGCCGTACCTGCTGACCCTCGGCGGGCACGGCTTCTACTGGTTCCGGCTCTCCCGAGTCGCATCCCGCATCGGCCGACGCCTTTGA